GCACAGGTGGAACACTTAAAGACAATGAAATTGAAATTCAGGGCGAACACAAACAGAAAATTGTCGAGATTTTGACCAAGCTAGGTTACAAAGCCAAAATTAGCGGTGGCTAATCTTGAGTGCGGTTTACCGTATCTTAACCGCAATCTAGATTAAGAGAGGAGATGTTATCTTTGAAAGGTACAAATATGCTTGAATAGTGGTAAATTAGTTTGCCAACAAGCTGTCTTTTCTGAGATTAATAGGAGGTTTAAATGGATTTAGTTCGGATTCTGTGTGCCATTTTCCTACCGCCTTTGGGAGTTTTTTTACAAGTAGGTTTTGGTGTAGACTTTTGGATTAATATACTTTTGACGCTGTTTGGTTACATTCCGGGAATTATTCATGCAATATGGATAATTGCTAAAAAATAATTTTTTGTAGAAGTAGGTTAAGTGTACCAATATCTGTGTTACTGATTCTTGTAGAGGCAATTTATGAATTGCCTCTATAAAAAATTTTTCATGAAATTAACTACTTTGTATTCGTAACTTTAATTAAACAAAAATCTCTAAGAATACTGCTTTAATTTTGGAAATATACATAAATACTACCCAAGAAAACCCGATATCTAAATAAAAGTTGTAAAAACAATATTTATCAAGTCTTAAATGTCAGCTTTTGTGTGGCGGTAAATACCGAATTAAGTCTAATTTTTTAACATGGCATAGAGTCTAAATTCTAGAAGCAAGGGGCAGATGTGCAATTGCCATTGCACAGTTGAAACGTTTAAATCTTTGATTAGTCCAGTGCGTATATCTAGTACCCAGCCATGAACCATAGGCGCTTTTCGCTCATGGAGTGCTTGACGCATGATGGAAGTTTGGTAAAGATTTTTCACTTGCGCCACAACATTGATTTCTGCCAAGCGATTCAGACGTTCTTCTCTTGTTGGCAAGGTATCAATTTCTTCTTGTTTCTCTAAATACAGTTCCCGAATCGGATTTACCCAGTTATCAAGAATTCCGATAGTTCTCCCTTCTAAAGCTGCCTTAATTCCTCCGCAATCGTAGTGACCACAAACGATAATGTGTTCCACTTTCAGGTGTAAAATTGCGTATTCTAAAACGGCTAAAAAGTTTATATCCGTTAGAGAAACTTGATTGGCAATATTACGATGTACAAATAACTCTCCTGGTTCTGTACGGGTAAACCTTGTTAATGCCAGACGACTATCAGAACACCCAATGTATAGAAAGGGTGGTGTTTGTCCACTAGATAATTCTTGAAAGTAAGTTGGATCTAGGGCTAGCTTTTCGGCAACCCAAGCCTGATTATTTCTGAGGAGTTCATCAATGCTGTTATATTTCATCTTTCGTCAAATTCGAGAGAGAATCTCATCAATATTTTATTTTAACTGATCTACAGTTTTATCTAAATCAAGATGAACTTTCTCAAAACTAAAATCTTATAAAGATGACAATTTTTTTCAATCGGGGGCAACAACTTTGTTATCGTTATGATGGTTGATTGACCAACGGTGATCGATAGTTACAGAGGAAAACTCGCAAATTTCTTCTAGTCGCTTTTGCTGTACAGCAGCTTTACGGAGAGTAATAATTAACTGATTCACCTGATGCCGTAAATCTGGGTTATCATTTACTGCTAACATAGTTTGTCTTTCTAAGAGTTGAAGTATAAGTTCGTAGTGAATAGGCGAAGGTAGAGGAATTTGCTCCATGAAGTTAAATTTTGATTTCATATTTGGGATTTTGTATTAGTCACAGTTTGTTTCTTGTTAATAAATTGTTACATAATGAATAACTAGTTGCTTATGGCTTTGATTTGATTAGCAATGAAGATTTGGCAAAGATATTAATGATATTTGATAGCAAATTGCTGTGTGTATACGCATAGTATGCCCAATTGCTCAACTATTATGTGCAGTTGCCCTGCGCTTTTTAGAGCATCTGGGGTGTTTCTTTCAAAAATTCCTCGGTAATATATGAGCGATCGCAGCACCGGGATCTGGTTGTTTTACCAAAGATTCTCCAATGAGTACAGCAGATGCACCTGCTGTCAGCACTAAACTCAAATCTTCTGTGTTGTGTAGTCCTGACTCGCTGACAACAAGGATATCTTTTTCTTGCAATTGTCTACCCCTTGCAGCCAAAAGTTGGCAAGTAGTTTGCAGATCGACAGAGAAATCTTCCAAATTGCGATTATTGATTCCTACCAAGGAGACTCCATCTAAGGCTAGCACACGGTCAAGTTCTGCCAAACTATGAACTTCAACCAAGGTTGCCATTTTCAGGTTGTTAGCAATTTTGAGGAAGTATTTCAAATCTTGATCGCTCAGGATAGCGGCAATCAATAAAATAGCATCTGCACCGTGAATCCGCGCCAAGTACATCTGGTAAGGATAGACAATAAATTCTTTGCATAATAGGGGCAAATCTACGGCAGCCCGAACCTTGGCTAAGTTTTCAAAACTACCTTGAAAAAACTTGACATCTGTCAGCACAGAAAGACAACTAGCACCACCTTGCTGATAAGACAGCGCGATCGCTACTGGGTCAAAATCTTCTCGTAAAACACCTTTACTAGGTGAAGCTTTTTTAACTTCGGCAATTAATGCTGGCTTAGTCTTACCTTGGTGCAAGGCGGCGACAAAATCACGGGTTGGCGGTGCAGTCAGTACCTGCTTTCGCAATTCTTGCAAAGGAACCTTTTCCCGCATTTGGTCATATTCTACTTCTTTCTGCCAGACAATTTCTTCCAAGATGTTGTTTGGCGCTGCATCAGGCACGACAGCCTGATAACGCAATATCGATACATCAATAGCTGGGTTAGGTGAACGACGACGGATTTGCATAATTAGTTATTGGTCATTGGTCATTGGTCATTGGTCATTTGTCAGTGGTCATTTGTCCTTGTTTATTAGCAAAGGACAAATGACAAAGAACAAATGACTAAATTGCGATCGCTCGTTTATAAGCTTCGTCCAGAACTTCCGAGAGTGTCGGGTGGGCGTGAACTAGATGTGCAAGATTGTGGACAGATTGACGGTTGGCGATCGCGGCTGACGCTTCATGAATTAAGTCTGAGGCGTGCAGTCCGAAAATGTGGACTCCTAAGACTTCTCCGGTGTCTTTGCGATATATCACCTTGGCAATACCGTCGGCTTCATTTTCTGCCAACGCTTTGGAATTTCCTTTGAAGTAACTCCTACTGGTGGCGATTTCAAATCCTTCGGCTTGTCCCAACTCCTTAGCTGCTGTTTCAGTTAAGCCTACATAGCTGACCTCTGGGTGGGTAAATGCCGCTGCGGGGATGCTGCGATAGTCTACTATTTTTTCCCTCCCAACTATATTTTCTACCGCGATGACGCCTTGAGCAGAAGCCGCATGGGCTAACATCATCTTCCCATTCGCGTCGCCAATTGCCCACAAATGCGGTACGACTTCACCTGCTGATAGTACTGCCATGCGATCGTCTACTGGAATAAAATTCCGCCGATCGAGTTCCACACCCACAGACTCTAAACCGAGATTTTTGGTCGCCGGGATGCGTCCTGTAGCTACCAAGCAAGCATCTACCTCGATGACATCTACATCTTCTTTGGTTTTGAAATCTGCTAACTCAATGACTACAGGTGAACCGGGAATGACTTTTTTGGCGTATATCCCGACTTTCGTTTCAATATCGCGGGGAGTAATTAGCACCCGTTCGGCAAGCTTGGCAATATCGCGGTCAAATCCTGGCATTAACTGATCTAGGGCTTCAATCAAGGTGATTTCACAACCCAAAGCTGAGTAAATATCAGAAAATTCTAAGCCGATGTAACCACTACCAATAATTGCCACCCAGTCTGGTAATGACTCTAATTTGACACCTTGATCGCTGGTAAAGACAGTTTTGCCGTCTACTTCAATCCCTGGAGGCACAAAAGGAATTGAACCAGGTGAAAGGATAATGTCTTTGGCTGTGATGGTTTTTTCACCGCCGTCTCCGACGACAGAAACTTTTTGCGCCCCAGCGATTTTTCCCCAACCCCTGATGATATCGACCCCTAGCCGTTTGAGGCTGTTGGTTAAGTCGCCTTGAATTTTCGAGACGAGATTACTAGCATGATTAGCGATCGCTTGGCGATCGAATTCTACGCTACCAATTTGAATTCCCAGTGACTTGAGGTGGTGGGCATTGCGTAACTCCCGCACACGTCCAGATGCTGCCAGCAGCGCTTTAGAAGGAATACAGCCGCGATTAACACAGGTTCCTCCCATATCAGCAGCTTCAATAATTGCTGTTTTCAAACCACAACTTACGGCGTGTAAGGCTGCGCCATGCCCGCCTACACCAGCGCCGATAATTACTAAATCGTAATCATATCCTTGACTCACGTTAGTTTCCCCGTGTGCTTCGCCTATTTATTCTCAACTTGACCGACAATCAGCGCAACCCTTTTAACAGTTATCAGTTATCAGTTTTATCGCTGAACTCTAAATCCCTTACCTTACATTACCCTGACTGTTTACTGTTGACTGTTCACTGATTTCAGGTTCGGGTATTGCTAACTCAAATTATGATTCACTCACTTCTGGCGAAAATATGGATATTTTCATTATATGGGTTGGTTTTCCCAGAAAAGCGACAAGAAATTAAGTGAGTATTTGCAGGGTAATGAAGCTGATTCCCAGTTCTGAGCTAGTTAATGAATAGAAATTGCAGTTTCACTCAGAATCTCCACACCTTTCTCTTTACAGCGCGTTAGCGTAACACTAAGCTGGATTTAGGATTGATCCAGAAGATTTACGCAGGCGATCGCTCGATGTCTATTCCCCAAATTAGTGAATTTACTATCCGCCGTCATGCCAACGCCAAATCTTTCCAGCGGGGCGAGGCATATTACAACGCTGGTGCTGTTAATGCAGTTATCCAACGTGGTCATCAGCTTCAGGCAGATGTTGTAGGCACCGAAGCTAGACCTTATCATGTCAACCTAAGTTTCGATAGCAGTGGGTTAACCTCAGTAAAATGCACCTGTGCTTACAACTATGAAGGTTGGTGCAAGCACATTGTGGCGACGATGCTCGTTTGTGCGCGTAACTCAGAAAATATTGAGCAGCGCCCCACCCTTGAAGAACTACTAAATCGCCTGGATAGTATCGAAACTCAAAGGCTGCTGCAAGAGTTGGTAGCAGAATANCCCCCCCTAATTGAGGCGATTGACCGTCATGTAAGTTGGATGACGAATCCTGCTGACAACCAAACAGCCATAAAATTCGTGCGCCGCAATACTCTCGATCCGGCTCCCTTTCGGCGGCAAGTACGGCAGATTCTCAAGGATACTGTGCGCTACTTTGAGGAGGGATATGAAGAAGACCCGATTGGCGAAGATTTGTTGAGTGTAGTGCAAACTGCGGTAGATTTTAGCGAACGGGGAGAAGGTGAAAATGCGATCGCTATTTTGTCAGCGATTACCTCTACCTGTGCGGAAAATTGGGATGATGTTGCCGAATATGGCGCTGAAAATGATGAAGTTGTCGCGGAATTAAATAATGCTTGGTGTGAAGCAGTTCTAATCGCCGAACTTACTCCAGAAGAAAAAGTTGATATTCAAATAAATTTGGAAGCTTGGCAAGATGAGTGGAATGCTGATTTTGGTCTAGTCATGGAGGCTTTACGCCAAGGTTGGGATTATCTGCCGCTGGTACAAGTTCTCCAAGGTAACATTACTGAAAGGGGAGCATGGGAAGAAGACGTACCAGATTATGCAGACGATTTGGCATTAATTCGCCTGAAAATTCTCGAACGTCAAGAACGTTATCAAGAATACCTGTATTTAGCAGAAGCGGAAGGGCAAACCCAGCAATATCTGACAATGTTGGGGCGTTTAGGCAGGGTGGAAGAAGCAATTGATGCTGCTCAAACCCAGATGAACTCAATGGAAGAAGCCTTTGCCCTAGCGAAAACACTCAGTCTTCAGGGAGCGTTACAGCAAGCACTAGATATAGCCCAGAGTGGATTAAATTTACCGGGTAATTGTCAGTATGAATTGGGAATTTGGACAAGTGATTTAGCTAGTG
This portion of the Nostoc sp. GT001 genome encodes:
- a CDS encoding SWIM zinc finger family protein, coding for MSIPQISEFTIRRHANAKSFQRGEAYYNAGAVNAVIQRGHQLQADVVGTEARPYHVNLSFDSSGLTSVKCTCAYNYEGWCKHIVATMLVCARNSENIEQRPTLEELLNRLDSIETQRLLQELVAEXPPLIEAIDRHVSWMTNPADNQTAIKFVRRNTLDPAPFRRQVRQILKDTVRYFEEGYEEDPIGEDLLSVVQTAVDFSERGEGENAIAILSAITSTCAENWDDVAEYGAENDEVVAELNNAWCEAVLIAELTPEEKVDIQINLEAWQDEWNADFGLVMEALRQGWDYLPLVQVLQGNITERGAWEEDVPDYADDLALIRLKILERQERYQEYLYLAEAEGQTQQYLTMLGRLGRVEEAIDAAQTQMNSMEEAFALAKTLSLQGALQQALDIAQSGLNLPGNCQYELGIWTSDLASELGNSEAALLAIKAAFQMKPSFVDYQRMAELAGENWESVKTDLLRIVRTCSGWGTESAKVDIFLHEGLIDDAIAIASELSSDRSELIHRVMDAAIPHNPGWVIANARRRAEKIMDAGKAEYYYYAVEWLKKARNAYLESGKKADWLSYRDNLMQTHARKRKLMGMFQQSGMQ
- a CDS encoding YqaE/Pmp3 family membrane protein; translated protein: MDLVRILCAIFLPPLGVFLQVGFGVDFWINILLTLFGYIPGIIHAIWIIAKK
- the trpC gene encoding indole-3-glycerol phosphate synthase TrpC translates to MQIRRRSPNPAIDVSILRYQAVVPDAAPNNILEEIVWQKEVEYDQMREKVPLQELRKQVLTAPPTRDFVAALHQGKTKPALIAEVKKASPSKGVLREDFDPVAIALSYQQGGASCLSVLTDVKFFQGSFENLAKVRAAVDLPLLCKEFIVYPYQMYLARIHGADAILLIAAILSDQDLKYFLKIANNLKMATLVEVHSLAELDRVLALDGVSLVGINNRNLEDFSVDLQTTCQLLAARGRQLQEKDILVVSESGLHNTEDLSLVLTAGASAVLIGESLVKQPDPGAAIAHILPRNF
- a CDS encoding DUF5340 domain-containing protein, which codes for MEQIPLPSPIHYELILQLLERQTMLAVNDNPDLRHQVNQLIITLRKAAVQQKRLEEICEFSSVTIDHRWSINHHNDNKVVAPD
- the lpdA gene encoding dihydrolipoyl dehydrogenase, whose translation is MSQGYDYDLVIIGAGVGGHGAALHAVSCGLKTAIIEAADMGGTCVNRGCIPSKALLAASGRVRELRNAHHLKSLGIQIGSVEFDRQAIANHASNLVSKIQGDLTNSLKRLGVDIIRGWGKIAGAQKVSVVGDGGEKTITAKDIILSPGSIPFVPPGIEVDGKTVFTSDQGVKLESLPDWVAIIGSGYIGLEFSDIYSALGCEITLIEALDQLMPGFDRDIAKLAERVLITPRDIETKVGIYAKKVIPGSPVVIELADFKTKEDVDVIEVDACLVATGRIPATKNLGLESVGVELDRRNFIPVDDRMAVLSAGEVVPHLWAIGDANGKMMLAHAASAQGVIAVENIVGREKIVDYRSIPAAAFTHPEVSYVGLTETAAKELGQAEGFEIATSRSYFKGNSKALAENEADGIAKVIYRKDTGEVLGVHIFGLHASDLIHEASAAIANRQSVHNLAHLVHAHPTLSEVLDEAYKRAIAI
- a CDS encoding carbonic anhydrase gives rise to the protein MKYNSIDELLRNNQAWVAEKLALDPTYFQELSSGQTPPFLYIGCSDSRLALTRFTRTEPGELFVHRNIANQVSLTDINFLAVLEYAILHLKVEHIIVCGHYDCGGIKAALEGRTIGILDNWVNPIRELYLEKQEEIDTLPTREERLNRLAEINVVAQVKNLYQTSIMRQALHERKAPMVHGWVLDIRTGLIKDLNVSTVQWQLHICPLLLEFRLYAMLKN